A window of the Schlesneria paludicola DSM 18645 genome harbors these coding sequences:
- a CDS encoding anti-sigma factor family protein gives MNPSVPDDLIPDDLISAYFDGEATPDERQAVERVLESSSELRQLLDDTSKLSALLHSFPREAAPATLAANVEKQINSLALHATPAKPLKRTLRREWSAFAAGMMATMASLAVYVTMNPTANPPLDRTSSITDRSPASKSVAANGPLPTAVANHTALQYESTPPNPTATLNGIPATDFALSQPIADTVTEPSAVASPNGSASLATMRSAPAPALEPQTNGGSGDQNLIVSADQFLPPLEADLWESLQNGQVIVRQMVNPDNMVMVVELQVVDVPKGMEMLTLKLQTRSIGENDDQTALAYNDARPVPSTEDKNAKSTDAMFMIYVQAPGNELADTIREQMDQHPDIYRGLTPRPPIELPPDDLASLQEDARRHPQQTVANPNVPTDVDEANSEPEEVSAVGNLIANRYVNSQAPALETSASAKEAPKQHTSARGARAAMPLSVAQAPGKPSENESLRHRQQSRAENTADARALNVNKARQENGDPLWSYAAFRVATDHQPAATQQNTLLSQSPASNTSLMFNNGFRANSTVQGRQAPAGKLALSNLNLRDPRRMRMLIVLKPEQSIRQP, from the coding sequence ATGAATCCTTCGGTTCCTGACGATCTGATACCTGACGATTTGATCTCAGCGTACTTCGACGGAGAAGCCACGCCCGATGAACGTCAGGCGGTCGAACGCGTCTTGGAATCGTCGTCGGAACTTCGCCAGTTGCTCGACGACACCTCCAAGCTGTCTGCCTTGCTGCATTCTTTTCCCCGCGAAGCGGCCCCAGCCACACTGGCGGCCAACGTCGAAAAACAAATCAACTCGCTGGCGCTGCACGCCACCCCAGCAAAACCGCTCAAACGCACATTGCGGCGCGAATGGTCAGCCTTCGCCGCGGGAATGATGGCGACCATGGCCTCGCTAGCCGTCTATGTCACCATGAACCCGACGGCGAATCCTCCGTTGGATCGTACATCAAGTATCACAGACAGGTCGCCCGCGTCGAAATCGGTCGCCGCCAACGGTCCTCTTCCGACGGCGGTCGCCAACCACACCGCGCTTCAGTACGAGTCGACGCCGCCCAACCCTACGGCCACATTGAATGGAATACCCGCAACAGACTTCGCCCTGTCACAACCCATCGCCGACACCGTCACCGAACCGTCCGCCGTGGCATCACCCAATGGCAGCGCGTCGCTTGCGACGATGAGGTCCGCGCCAGCCCCCGCCCTCGAGCCACAAACGAACGGGGGATCGGGCGATCAGAATCTGATCGTCAGTGCCGACCAGTTCCTGCCCCCACTGGAAGCCGACTTATGGGAATCGCTTCAAAATGGCCAGGTGATCGTTCGTCAAATGGTCAACCCCGACAACATGGTCATGGTTGTTGAACTGCAAGTTGTCGATGTCCCCAAGGGGATGGAGATGCTGACTCTCAAGCTGCAGACGCGTTCCATCGGCGAGAATGACGATCAAACCGCCCTCGCCTACAATGACGCACGCCCCGTCCCGTCGACCGAAGACAAAAATGCCAAGTCGACGGACGCCATGTTCATGATTTATGTTCAGGCACCAGGAAACGAGTTGGCCGATACGATTCGTGAACAGATGGACCAGCACCCCGACATCTATCGCGGATTAACGCCTCGACCGCCGATCGAACTGCCTCCTGACGATCTGGCCAGCCTGCAAGAGGACGCGCGTCGGCATCCACAACAGACCGTGGCCAACCCCAATGTGCCAACGGACGTGGACGAAGCCAATTCAGAACCCGAAGAAGTTTCGGCGGTTGGTAACCTGATCGCCAATCGCTACGTGAACTCGCAGGCACCGGCACTCGAGACGTCCGCATCGGCAAAAGAGGCCCCCAAACAACACACATCCGCCCGGGGAGCTCGTGCAGCCATGCCACTTAGCGTCGCCCAGGCCCCCGGCAAACCGAGTGAAAACGAGTCGTTACGACACCGCCAGCAATCTCGTGCCGAGAACACTGCTGACGCAAGAGCGTTGAACGTCAATAAGGCTCGGCAGGAAAATGGTGACCCGCTCTGGTCCTATGCCGCATTTCGCGTCGCGACAGATCATCAGCCGGCCGCCACTCAGCAGAATACACTATTAAGCCAAAGCCCTGCGTCAAATACCTCGCTCATGTTCAACAACGGATTCCGAGCCAACTCCACCGTGCAGGGACGTCAGGCACCGGCCGGGAAATTGGCGCTCTCTAATTTGAATTTGCGCGATCCTCGTCGGATGCGAATGTTAATCGTCTTGAAACCAGAACAATCGATTCGTCAGCCTTGA